The window AAGAGAGGTTTTGAGATTGGCAAAAGCAAGGATAGGTGTCAATGAAGTCACACGTGATGGCCATTCGTAGACTTTATCTTGATTACACCCCTTCGCTAGTGGTGCCCCCGTTTGAAGATCCTTCACCGCAAAGGAAAAAAGTAGAAACTCAATTGAGACATGATTagattgacaaaatttagaaacaaaCACCAAATTCTTTTTCATTGAGGAAACACAAAGAACATTAGAAAGGGTAAAAGGTTGAGAGGAGTGAgaggaaagggaagaaaaagtgGTAAAACTAGTGTGAGTTATGTGCAAACCAATACCATTACTAATCACTTGTCACCACTACCATCATATTCTGAGTGTAAAGACAGATTTTGCAAGTCATAAGTGACATGATGAGACGCACCAGAATCCATCAACCAACTCATATTAAAGCCATTTGATTGTGCTGCAAAGTGAGCTCTTGgttgggaagaaaagaaaggtgGTTCATAGTTGAGTGGAGGTCGTGAATACTGTTGAAAAAATTGTTGCGATTGTGGTTGCAATGATGATAGAGAGACATGAAACCTCAGGCAACGCTTAGCTGTTTGGTCGTGTTCATCACATAGTTGACAATACCCTTTGTAGGGCTTTGGGTTAGAGTTTCTATTTGGATTCTGATCTTGTTTAGTACTGTTGTTACCACAACTGTGGTAAAATCTGCCCTGCTTATAGGTGTTATAATTGTTTCagttgttgggattttgtttggttgccaCATTTGCAGTGATACTGTTGTTGTTTTGTTTCAAGCCTTCTCTTTTGAGATATCATAAGCAAGTAGTTTGTCATGAAGTTCCTCAAAGGTAATAAAAGTCTCACGTGCTCTCACAGTAGCAATAATCTCCTTGAATTCACTATTGAGACCATCAAGAATGTGAATAATGAGGAAGGTTTCACTAATCAGGGCATCAACAAGTGCTAAAGCATCAGCATATATAACCTTTTGCTTGTTGCATGTCCTAAGTAATAGTGAGAGTGTCTTGTGAAATATGAGAAAGATTTTCCTTTAGATGATGGATCCAGGTATGGGATGGTTTGGCATATGTAGTGGCAAGCTTCTTCCAGGCTGCTTGGGATGATTCAGACAGTgcaataaagagaaaaatatcttCAGAAATACAACCCAAAATTGCATTAAAAATGAGTTGGTCTTGACGAATCCAAAATAGGTACGCAGGGTTAGGGATTTCGGTATTATTCTCGGTTATGGTTTTTGATAGACAAGGGGTTGATCCATCAATATAACCTTTGAGATTAAGACCAACAAGCAACGAGTTGAATTGTTCTCTCCAGGTAGAATAGTTGTTGGATGTAAGTTTCAGAGGGGTTTGAAAGTCAACATTAATGGCAATgatatgattttgaaaatcaaatggGAGAGAAGTTGTTGAATTGATGGGAGAAGAAACTGATGAGCCAGCCTTGGTTGGTTTTTGATGCGTTAATAGGAAGGCTCTGATATCATAAGAAGAAGGGATGAAAAGGGTCGTGGGGATAAACAGGAAAAGCACTCACAGAATAAGAAATATTGTGTTTAAATATACATGAGTGTTGACTTAGCGTAtatggccaaaaaaaaaaaaaaaaattgtttctagaaaattctaatCTATAGTAATGAGaaaggatatttttttttttttaatagatagtAATGAGAAAGGATATATACAATGATCAAGCCTTGATTTGAGGGATTCTTATTAGACAAGAAAACACAAGCTAAAACTTCAACATTTCCATTACCAGCTCTAGTAAAGGAAGCATTTCCAGTGAATAAGAACTTGAATTGGAATTGGGTTGGGCTAATCAATGGGGGCAAGTCTCCGAGGAAGGGTCTATGTCCCCTGTTTACAAAAAAAAGCATGTCTCTTTTTCTATACGCAATTCAATCAAACTTTCTAAATCAAGTGAAGTGAGTTGAAGCAAGCAGAGTTTGGAGTCGCTCTCGCTCCACTCATATACTAACTTTTCTCGAAATCCCTTTTTGATCCCACTGCAAcggaagatgaagaagaggcGGTATAGACTATTGCTGGGTATCCAGTTGGAAGTGAAAGTTGCAGAGCCAGCTAATGATGCTAGTGAACCAACACCATTGGATCTTATTAAAGCACTTCAAGTTCCCGTGGCTTAGCCCTCCGCTTCTTGGAGACCGAGACCTGAAGGTAGGGACAGAGACTGAGTCGGAAGAAGCACCAATGTGAACATGGGTAACAGAAATAGAGACAATAGTGCCCGGAAGGCTGGTCGTAGATCAGATAGTGATCACTGACGAAGCTGAACTACTAAAGTTGCCAACTAACCTATAGCTCACAACGACAAGTAAACTTACCTCTTAAATATTCATGGGGCTTCCTGTAAGGTCTTCTACTTCTACCCCTGCGTGAAAGCGTTTTGCCACAGGTTTGTTTGCTCGTTGGTTAGCTACATCTGTTCTTTGAACATGGATGGGACCTCAACGGTACCAATTCTAAGTTGTTCTCCAAGAGTATAAGTCCTTCTCCAAGCAGTTTCTATGCGCTCACAGCTTCCCCTGCCCTGACTCAAACCCTACGCTGTAGCCAAGCTTACTGCTAGCCTATCGGCTATCCAAATCATTTCCATAGGAGATCCGGACCCATTTTTTTTCTGATCCTTCGATAAAAAGATTCATTCTCTTCATAAAAACTAGGAGGTAGAACCAATAAAGACTTCTTGTTCCATTCATCCCTGGAGTTAAATACATcatttaagaattgtttttgatCCAATCAATAGAAAAGACAAATCCCTTATGATACACCAGATTCGCCCTGGCGGAAAGAAATTCGGTGCACCTTTCACTAACCGAAGGTCTCACGTATTCCTACTTAAAAGACACACGGTTCATTCTCCTGCTTTGCCTACTCATTCATAGGGTTTACTGCTTGGTGGGCTTATACCCCGATTGAGATAGTAGAAATACCAGGACCCAGTTGTTTGAAACCTTCACGGGTGAAACCAGTTGAGAGCAAAAATATGACTATCAAATACCCAACTCAATGATGAATCCCGCTATATACGGGGGAAATCAAAGAATCCAAAAAGGAACCAAAACAGAGCAATATATGCAAACAATCATATTCAACCAAAGTAATCAAGGAACTCTCGATTTCCAAACCAATCAATAGGATAATGCTTAAAAGCCAGCAGAAGATGAAATAGAACAATTCGAAAATGGGAAAATACGAAGCTCATAGTGGCCTTACCTGGAAGACCTCCTTTTCCAGGAGAACTCCCTTGTTTCCTCCTCAAGACCAGATAAATCTCCCACTAGTTCTCTGCTTCTCCCTCCCGTCCTCCTTGCTCTCTGTTACCTTACTTCCTTCCAGCCTCCTCTACTCTCTTTCAACTTTTCTTGCCTCCCAACACTCTCTCCTCTGCCCCGAAACACCTCACTCTCACCATCTCTAACAATCCTCTGCCTAAAATGGTCACCAGCAGGAGAGAATATCCCATTGCTACGTGTCCCCCCCGAGAGGCCTCCTACAGCTCTCTCAAAACCACCTTCAGAGAGTGCTCTCCCTGCGACGTGTCCTCCTCAAGGATTGCTAAGAAATGGAAGTCTAAAAGCCTCCCAAGGGAGACCAGAAAATTGCCTCCTAAAGGCAAAAAACAAGTCTATCCAAGGATACAAAATGAGGGTCTATAGAAGGACAAAAGTTTGTAAATTTCACTTGACAATTCAAAAGTTGTTATTTTGCTCtttataaaattgtatttgaaaTAGTAAATAGTTGCTTGCAGAAACTCTATGGCTTATTTAGAGCTTTAACATACAATTTAttataaacaataatttaaGGGTAATAGGTAGTGTGgtccaaacaagctctaagctTCTGATAGGTTGAAAATGAGACATTTCATGGTATTTTTGTATTATGATTGATGTTTGGTGGCATTTCGATACAATTTGAAGAGTGTAATGATTAGCAAAAGTTTACAAGTGAAGTTGGTCAAGTTGaatctttcttttaaaatattggttttatCAAAACTAAATAGGGTAGTAACATATTGTTTTCTACCTTTGTATTGTTCTAGATATGTAAACGGCACATGCCCTCCtcaagtttcaaaaaacattatatataacttatatattaacattttcatatttttctaactctttccatattttttattatatattattccttttaataaaagaattaaattatttatgtacTAGATTATTCCTCTAATAAAtagttttgtatttatttggtCCGAAGACATATTTgggtaatttttattttttttattttctagaaagctagctaagttttaaaaaaaaaaaaaaattggaaaaattgaaACATCCTTTTTGgtgttctcaaaaaaattttgatttcgaaaaaattgaaatgaataaGGGAATGAAGTGATATAGAATAAATTCATAtcttaatatcttaaaatattatttttattggaatAGTATCTGaataatgatatatttaattatatatttggataatgataaaaattacataaattatttaatttttagtacTTGCATGCAACTCTCCTTCCTCCAGCAGTGATCCCAGAATAAGGCCACCTTTCAATGCAATTGGCTCATGCCATGCATGGAACGGGGGAAGCTGCTAGTCAAGCAGGATCGAATGGATTGGTCTGGGCAGGCTATCGAGGAGTATATCGTACCGTGTTTGGCATTTAGCGGTCCTCGCTCCGATTAGTTCATCTCGCACTTTCGATGAGTCCGAAATTCTTTCTAAGTTATGAAAAGGCCTGTTTCAAGAAAGATTCACTCAAAGCAGCAAAAGATGACCCTTAGGTGGTTTCTACTAAAAGTAAATGACAAAGACTAAGAAAACGATTTAAGGTGGCATTGTCCACGGAGAAACCACCCCAAAGCCAAGTCACTATGGTACGTATCTCCTACTACAGGTATGAAGCTATAAGCTTGTAATAACCGTAGCTCCTTGAACTGCCAACCTATGTAATCAATTTTAGGTCGATGTTAATCCGAATTAGTGAAATGAAGGATGATTCTTTGAGGAGGCAGAACTGTCCAACTCATAGACCGGAGTAGTGGATGGCTTAAGCATAAGCATTTCACTTCGGTTGTGCCTTTTTGCGCCCTGTCAGAAGCCTTTGAAGCGGCTGGGACACTTGCAGTATTTTTTTCAGGCTCTTCAAACCTTTGCGTCCATAGCATACATATTAGAACCAAGGGCAGAACCACCGGATGGCCCTTTGAAATTCAGGCTGGTAGTTCCGTTCCGGTCCAAAGACCAAATCCCTATTTGTTAACATTCGAGACAAACACTTACTAGAATTTTTTTCGTGGGAAATAAAATGCTACATTAATATGTCATATTATATTATCAGAAATTGACACATTaacataatgaaaataaaatttttcattcatagATAAAAGATACAGCCACCATTCTTATTTACTACTATATCCCCTAGTGGCAGCAGCATATCAACTGCGGGCTGGCAGCATATCAACGGCGGGCCGGCAGCATTTCAAAGGCTGGGCGGCAGCATATCAACTGCGGGGTGCGTAGGAGTGTGAGGAGGGGATACCATCTTTGGGGCTGGTTCAGCCATGGGATGGATGGGGGTGTGCCGAGGGGATACCTTCTTTGGGGCTGGTTCAGCCATGGGGTGGATCGGGGTGTACGGAGGTACGATCTTTGGGGCAGGTTCAGCCATAGGGTGGATCGGGGTGTGCGGAGGGGATACGATATTTGGGTCAGGTTCAGCCATGGGGTGGATGGGGGTGTAGGATTCAATGGTGGGAAGTGCAAAGAGTGGGGTGACGATGAGGAAGAGGATAAACAGGCTTAGAGTCATCGTGTAAGAGAGGCAGGAGATGGAGGGTGAGAAAGAAGACTCCTCTTCATGTCTTTATATCTGGTGAGGTGATCCCGAATATCTCTCAAGTGCGCATCAACAtcaaaaataaagagagaaagttAAAAAAGCATGTCACCATCAAAACTATGGGAGTAAGTTAAAAATGGTGGAAATTCTATGGGACCAAATCTTTACAAACTGCCGGCAAGGTGATTTCCCAAGTGGGTTTCGCAGAATCCGCCACCTCAGTTGCTTAGGAAGGGTTTGATATATACTTAGAAACAGGACGTGATAAGACTCTATGAGTGAACATCTTTACAGACCAACTTGCAAGAATACCTCAGCTTATGTTGGTGTTTGCAAACTTCATATATTCCTGATCTTCCTGAGTTCTTCAAAATGATAATCATGTGAGATGTCGCGTAATGATAAACTCATTTCTTAACTGTACTGATATTTGTAAAATGAGACGTTTTCTGTGGTGCACATGATAAATGATATTGCATAAGTTTGGCCTTGGAGTTACATGTGGTCTGTACTTCATTTTAGTAGCCCACAGGGCAAGAACAAAAGACTAGGGTATGGTAAAgcttgaaaataataataaagtattttaaaaccATGTGAAGATGAGGGTTCTGATGTTCCAAGGATAGCTTGATAGCTGGGACGTGTAACCGGTTCATAAAAGACTAGCATGTAAGGTcactttttcaatttcaaacgtatatttataaattcaacCATACCCTGCAATGGTTTGGCTTTAATTATCTGTCAATTCCATTCTATGGAGACCCGAAAATATCCCATCATACAGGACTAACTCATAACTCGTTGACCTAATTGTAGGCATTACAGCTCACCATATGGAAAAGTAAGGTTGAGAATGGGACAAATTTCCAATATAGtaaagggtattttaggaagaataagtcaaattatttatttactaaattattgCTCTATTAAGtagtttcttatttatttggtcatttaaaataatggtttttttcttctttttttctaaaaaaccaagttaaaaaaaaatgaaaaagttgaaaacATCACTTGCTATGGTGAAGTTAGGAAGATGAAGATGGTTAGCAACTTCATTGTAAGTGTAAGAGATAAGAGATGAAGAGGTGATCatagaggaagaggaagaggaagaggaagatgaGAGTCTGTTCCGAAGACGTATAGCATGATAATAACTTACTACCCAACTTCTCCTAGCCACCTTTCTACGGTTTCTCCACATTAGGAAAGGTATAGTGCTCTTCAAGCCTTTGAAGTAGACAGAGAACAGAAGTGGGGAGTGGTGACTGGTTAggctccaataaaaacacaaaagcCATTACTTGCAGTTTTTGGTAGTTTTTTATATGTTGTTATAGacaatgataaataataaatgttaCCATAATCACAGAGCACCTTTTATTAAAACccgaattaataataataataataataattttattactaaccaaaatcataattttgacTTTAGAGGAAACAAGAAACTTTCCCAAATTAGATCAAAATATCCAACTTAGGCACCAAATACCACAAGCTTTCCCAAACGAGATTAGAACATCCCActcaagcaaacaatatcaaGTGAAAATACTATCATTTTCCTAGTATTGCAAATGCAAGACTATTCACCACAGTAATGGCTAAAAGCAAACTCAACATCCTTACATAATCATATGCCATTAACTTTAATCAAGGAAAAGGATTTCTATCATTAAGGGTTGACTGAGTTAATTGAAGCGCAAAcaattaggctatgtttggttttgggaaaatattaagaaaaaagaaatgttcaagttatgtttggttcccggaaaatgtaagggaaaatgcgagggaaagaaaataaaaaggaaaaatgtaaagaaagaaaaaacgagggaaaataacaattaatttaaaattattaaattatttttacatgctacttcaaactcattttacttattttcactttccaatataaagattaaattatttgaaaatatataaatttttaattaatcttacttatatattattttctttattattttttataagacaatcaaacatagcctaaaaaaaattattttcatatatatttggttttaacatagaaaataggaaagaaaatcaaatgcaattaaaattagatagaaatttatttattttaaaattatttaatttttatatagaagaggaaaaataagtgaaatgatttgaaatagcgtataaaataatttattaattttaaatctatttttttattttccttcatttttttctttttttctatttttcctatctgttttttttcttacattttctctcatattttctagtaaccaaacatatccttaaaataataatatgtttgaTTAGAATGCAAAGAATAGAAACACtatatgaaacaaaatattcagatgaaaaaaaatattatttttgaaattaaatcaGCTATTTATCTATTGTATTCATATATTAGGACTTTTGTATTATGTACTTCtaataattaagaaattaatatagatatacctatatattttttatatattttcctattattatataatattctttgtaaatggtattttattattatgtatctctaataattaagtaattaattttttttatacgaATTTTATAATTGCAATTTCCCTTTACTAGATATACACTaaggttgtgtttgttttttttttgcttaattctaaatagaactttaatacttaatagtgttaaatattaagttgtttgtttttgtaatattttatttatattaagtattaaaaagttttaaaaaaaaatcaatatgtgtagacccccatcTAGCTGCAGCTCGTTTCTTATCAGGTGGAGCATTTCTGAGGTTTTACGCGTGTCAACTCGAGAAAGGCTGGGGCGGGGACCCTTTTTTTGGAAACATCAGCTGCGTGAAACGTGTGGGGAGCAACTGACCACAACCATGCTGGTGGTCAGGGAAGTCCATGAGGGCTGATGCATGAACAGAGAGGTTGATGGCTGGCTGGAGGAGAAAAACAGAAGTGGAGCAGGGCGGACGACAGAGTGAGGGTTTTGGAGAGAGAGCAGAAAGCTGAGAGAGGGAGAAAAGAAGCTGCTGGAGAGAGGGAAGGGATTTTTTTTgggagttagattttttttagctGGAGAGGAGCAGAGGGGAGAGCTGAGTGAAAGAGAGGAAAACGAGCAGTGACTTCGATCCTAATTTCTTAGTCTTGGCAGTAGCAAGGGANNNNNNNNNNNNNNNNNNNNNNNNNNNNNNNNNNNNNNNNNNNNNNNNNNNNNNNNNNNNNNNNNNNNNNNNNNNNNNNNNNNNNNNNNNNNNNNNNNNNatatatatattatatatagctttagtttattaataaaattgattaagcGTTTGGAAGTTCATGTGTTCggtttgctttaaaaaaaatgcttaggATGTTTTTGGTTTGGTAATTGATGTCAGTTTGCTATAAAAAAATGTCCTCGGGTTGCTTAAGTTTGATGAAATTATATTAGTTTGCctttaaaaattctttagagTTTCTCGTTTGGTAATTGATGTTAGTGTGCTTTGTAAAAAGATGTTGGGGATGTTTTtagtttgataaatttattttaggatgtgtttttaaaaatgcttaggattttttcttttttttattttttttattttttttattttttaagtttgatgaattgaatatagttttcttttaaaaaaaataaaaattcttgggacgttttagttttataaattaagatTAGTTTGTCTCTTgggatgttttagttttaaatggAGTTAatggaagacaaattcttgtatatatatatatatatatatatatatatatagtagttAGCATTTATCTTATCGGTTTTGGTATTCATGCAAATGGGAAGAGATGAAGAGGTTCACATGATATTCATTATGTAAAGGCGTGGTCCATCAACCTTCCTTTTGCATGGTTacttaaaaactctttttccttttttttattttttattttttatttgagtagAATACATGGACAAAACCCATAACCCAGATCTTAAATCAATTGCTCCAAATCTTTTCCAAATCCACACCCCATCTCACTTTAATCAATCGCTTTAGACGGTTAAACTATTAGTTGATGGTTAAAATAAGAAGTAAAAACCTAAATGTTACAATTATTGCTctagaatatttaaaataattattactatcaATATAATAAGATCTCCACTCAAATAACTCttatagtaaatatattttataaatgtttaataataattatagctcaataaaaaaaataaaaaaattctagtgAACTGTCATAGATTTTGGCCTTTCCTAAGCTCATATGCAACACTTACACAACTGAAGCCACTTGATGTTACTAAATCATCCTTTTCTATGtacttagcttgctaggctaagcaATGCACACAACTTGAAAGCTAGGATGAGAACCAAAGAGAACACTTAAGAAATGAAGTTTTGTATTGCACAAAGATTGCTTTACAGGGCTAGAAACTCTtaacttgcttggtgccttaaCCAAGTGAGGCCACCTCCTATTTATAAGCACCCACAGAACTCTCCGGAACTCATAAAGTTCCACTCTATCCTACAATTCTCTTGAATGTTCTATACAATGGTTATGTATAAGTATATACAAGATGACtttggaactctctagaacaCTTCACTCATTTCTCATGATATCCATCTCTTGTGTAAAGATGTGTGGGTGTCTCTAGGCTTTTGCACCGTAGCTAGCCCAAATGGGCTCTTATTAGTGACCTCACTTCTTTGCAAGTTGTAAGAGCATTGGGCCACATTCAACAACTTAACCTAACCTCATTGATTGTCACTCATAAAGTGACTCAATCATAACTCCAACAAAGTGTTCACTTTTTCTGTTTGCCCATCCGTTTGTAGGTGAAAGCTAGTAGAGAAGTGAAACTCTGATCCCAtcaacttaaaatatatattttaaaatatatttaatattaaaattatgatatatttaattaatatattaatgatgttaaaaactttttacaatttaattaaataaaaaaattatttacatataaaataattataattaatttgttgtttaaaggattattttaatatttgtgtatataaaaacttttaatatatatatatatatatatatatatatatatatatatatatatatatatatatatatatatattttgatgcATGATAATTAACAAAGGGCAAGCAGCAGCAAAACAATCCATTTTGAGCATCACAACAACTCATTT is drawn from Vitis riparia cultivar Riparia Gloire de Montpellier isolate 1030 chromosome 18, EGFV_Vit.rip_1.0, whole genome shotgun sequence and contains these coding sequences:
- the LOC117905447 gene encoding 36.4 kDa proline-rich protein-like → MTLSLFILFLIVTPLFALPTIESYTPIHPMAEPDPNIVSPPHTPIHPMAEPAPKIVPPYTPIHPMAEPAPKKVSPRHTPIHPMAEPAPKMVSPPHTPTHPAVDMLPPSL